The following coding sequences lie in one Arachis hypogaea cultivar Tifrunner chromosome 9, arahy.Tifrunner.gnm2.J5K5, whole genome shotgun sequence genomic window:
- the LOC112711617 gene encoding uncharacterized protein isoform X2 has protein sequence MAARIERLVQDRNLNGAGAVSGKAKKFGAGGGRKPLGDLSNAGKPINQAGGKKALDVSFNRHLKQINASEKSLTARRKALSDISNSVVEPHVREIRGKHSLKPLREEPLDHNAIAEERMSHNHKECIKSKSGAMDVHHFLKMVGLEHDSDDDLTVSTELHKMKSESARIELEEVPEVFPGLDCVSAHPGSPEHCNTPKLSSCGTMWDEFEVDFKLIESPKLKQ, from the exons atggcagcaAGAATTGAACGATTGGTTCAAGACCGGAACCTCAACG GAGCAGGAGCAGTTTCCGGAAAGGCCAAGAAATTTGGGGCTGGTGGTGGAAGAAAACCACTTGGTGATCTATCCAATGCAGGAAAGCCCATTAATCAGGCTGGTGGaaagaaagccctggatgtctctTTTAATCGGCATTTGAAACAGATTAATGCTTCTGAGAAATCTCTCACCGCTAGAAGGAAGGCCCTTTCTGACATTTCAAACTCAGTGGTTGAGCCGCATGTTCGGGAGATAAGGGGTAAACACAGCCTGAAGCCACTGAGAGAAGAACCTCTTGACCATAATGCCATTGCTGAAGAACGGATGTCGCACAATCATAAGGAGTGTATCAAATCCAAGTCTGGAGCAATGGATGTGCATCATTTTTTGAAGATGGTTGGACTTGAGCACG ATTCGGATGATGATTTGACAGTTTCCACTGAACTGCATAAAATGAAG TCTGAAAGCGCTCGTATAGAACTAGAGGAGGTGCCTGAGGTGTTCCCTGGGCTTGACTGTGTCTCTGCTCATCCTGGCTCTCCAGAACATTGCAATACTCCAAAATTGTCAAGTTGCGGCACAATGTGGGATGAATTTGAAGTCGATTTCAAGTTAATAGAGTCACCTAAGCTGAAGCAATAG
- the LOC112711617 gene encoding uncharacterized protein isoform X1: MAARIERLVQDRNLNGAGAGAVSGKAKKFGAGGGRKPLGDLSNAGKPINQAGGKKALDVSFNRHLKQINASEKSLTARRKALSDISNSVVEPHVREIRGKHSLKPLREEPLDHNAIAEERMSHNHKECIKSKSGAMDVHHFLKMVGLEHDSDDDLTVSTELHKMKSESARIELEEVPEVFPGLDCVSAHPGSPEHCNTPKLSSCGTMWDEFEVDFKLIESPKLKQ, translated from the exons atggcagcaAGAATTGAACGATTGGTTCAAGACCGGAACCTCAACG GAGCAGGAGCAGGAGCAGTTTCCGGAAAGGCCAAGAAATTTGGGGCTGGTGGTGGAAGAAAACCACTTGGTGATCTATCCAATGCAGGAAAGCCCATTAATCAGGCTGGTGGaaagaaagccctggatgtctctTTTAATCGGCATTTGAAACAGATTAATGCTTCTGAGAAATCTCTCACCGCTAGAAGGAAGGCCCTTTCTGACATTTCAAACTCAGTGGTTGAGCCGCATGTTCGGGAGATAAGGGGTAAACACAGCCTGAAGCCACTGAGAGAAGAACCTCTTGACCATAATGCCATTGCTGAAGAACGGATGTCGCACAATCATAAGGAGTGTATCAAATCCAAGTCTGGAGCAATGGATGTGCATCATTTTTTGAAGATGGTTGGACTTGAGCACG ATTCGGATGATGATTTGACAGTTTCCACTGAACTGCATAAAATGAAG TCTGAAAGCGCTCGTATAGAACTAGAGGAGGTGCCTGAGGTGTTCCCTGGGCTTGACTGTGTCTCTGCTCATCCTGGCTCTCCAGAACATTGCAATACTCCAAAATTGTCAAGTTGCGGCACAATGTGGGATGAATTTGAAGTCGATTTCAAGTTAATAGAGTCACCTAAGCTGAAGCAATAG
- the LOC140175207 gene encoding secreted RxLR effector protein 161-like translates to MAFLHGDLDEEVYMSLPPGLNVEKPGMTCLPHNNTARHFVHGGKLSHCLDCPTTAHYSAALRILKYLENTPAAGLFFSASSDLLPSDYSNADWAVCLDSRRSVSGYCFYIGTSLISWKSKKQTIVARSSSAVEYRALALATCEARWISFILADLHVPITKSINLM, encoded by the exons ATGGCTTTCCTCCATGGTGATCTAGACGAAGAAGTTTACATGAGTTTACCTCCAGGCCTCAACGTGGAGAAACCTGGCATG ACTTGTCTACCTCACAACAATACGGCCAGACATTTCGTTCACGGTGGAAAGTTAAGCCATTGTTTAGACTGCCCTACCACTGCCCACTATAGTGCAGCTCTCCGAATTCTCAAATACCTGGAGAATACCCCCGCAGCAGGTCTCTTCTTTTCTGCCTCCTCAGACTTGCTCCCTTCCGATTACTCAAATGCAGATTGGGCAGTATGTCTAGATAGTAGAAGATCAGTCTCTGGATACTGCTTCTACATAGGCACTTCGCTTATCTCATGGAAGAGTAAAAAACAAACAATTGTGGCTAGATCCTCATCTGCAGTGGAGTATAGAGCGCTAGCACTTGCGACATGTGAAGCTCGTTGGATCTCATTCATTCTAGCTGACCTGCATGTTCCAATCACCAAATCCATCAATCTAATGTGA